The DNA window TAATGCTGATGTATTAAGATCTTCTGAACAATTGGCGCAGTTAGTTAATGGATTTACAAAACCATTGAAAGCTATTAATTTAAATGGAACATTGATTATCAAACTTGTTTTGTCTGAAAGACCATATTCACCATAAAATTGAATTGTATTATCTGTTAATTTACCAGGAATTTTATAATCAGGATCACCAAATAATGCATCATAATCTGATATTGTAGTAAATGAAACCTGAGTGTAGAACTTGCCTTTATTTTGAGTCCAAGGACTTTGTGAAAAAGCAGAAACACCAATAAATAAGAATAAAATTTTAATACAATTTTTCATGAGTTTAATTTTTATAAGCCTTTAGTTGTAAAAAATCATAAAAACTAACACATTGTTTTTTAGAACTACAATTCTATGTTCTGAATGTATTAAATAGCTTATAAATTAACACTACAAGGTTTCATAAAGCGTTGTTATAATTATTCCTTTACTATCTTTTAAACTAACTGATAATAATTGTTTTTCTTCTTTTATTTTAAAATTAAAAGGTGAAGCCAATAAATCTAAACCACTTTGTTTTTTTAGTCTAATACCTTGTCCAGAAATAATATCTTTATTAGGAATAAAATCGCCTTCTGGTATATGTTCAGTTAAAATAACATATTTATATTTTGATAACTTATTCACTATGCCTTGCACTTCAATATTTGATAAATGCTGAAGGACTTGTCGTAAAATGACACAATCTCCAGGCGGCAAATCATCAACAGCAATATTTATACAATGAAATTCTAAATTATCGTCAATAAACTTAACTTTATTATGCTCAATTAGGTCTTCAACAATATCAACAGCAAAATATTTCTTGCTATATTTTACTAATTCTTTTCCGACATTAAAATCACCACAGCCCAAATCACATACTACAAGAGGGTTTTTAAAAGATGTCAAAAATGAAGTTAAAACATCTAAATAAGGCTGAACTAATTTTGGATGATGTGATCCAATACCTGAATAAAAATTAGTTTCATTTTCTCCCCAAAGTTTCAATTTGTAAACTTGATCCATAGCTGCTTTAGTTGGCCATGGTGTCTTTTTTAAAATAGTATTATTCTTGTTGTTCTTCATAAATTCTTAAATACAAAATTAAAACAAAATCATTTATCAATTAGATGCCAATTAATAGCAAATACTGTTCTATTGGTATTCTTTTAGTAATTTAGTAGCAGTAATATACAAACCTTGACTAAATTATTTTAATGGACTTTGATATTCGAAAATTATCTCCTAACGAATCTAATTCTTATCGCGAATTAAGATTACAATGCCTAAAAAATTATCCAACAAATTTCACATCAAATTACGAAGATGAAAAAGCAAAAGAGAAATTATTCTTTCAACCTTTTATAGAACAAGCTAATTCAAATAATTTTGTAATTGGCGCATTTTATAATAACAATTTAATTGGCATTTCAGGCTTTCAAAGATATGAACGATTAAAAATTGATCACAGAGGAATTATCATCCAAGTGTATGTTAAACCTCAGTTTCAAGGCAAAAGTGTTGGCATAAATCTTATAAAATTCACTTTAAGTGAAGCATTTAAAATACAAGGTATTGAGCAAGTAGAAATCGATGTGATTGAAAGTAATACAAAAGCGGCCAAAGTATATGAAAAGATAGGCTTTGCAGAATATGGCATTCAGAAGCATTTTTTAAAAATTGAGAACAACTATTATGATCATAAAATGATGATGATTTTTAAAAACCAATATCTTGATTCACTA is part of the Psychroserpens ponticola genome and encodes:
- a CDS encoding class I SAM-dependent methyltransferase, yielding MKNNKNNTILKKTPWPTKAAMDQVYKLKLWGENETNFYSGIGSHHPKLVQPYLDVLTSFLTSFKNPLVVCDLGCGDFNVGKELVKYSKKYFAVDIVEDLIEHNKVKFIDDNLEFHCINIAVDDLPPGDCVILRQVLQHLSNIEVQGIVNKLSKYKYVILTEHIPEGDFIPNKDIISGQGIRLKKQSGLDLLASPFNFKIKEEKQLLSVSLKDSKGIIITTLYETL
- a CDS encoding GNAT family N-acetyltransferase; translation: MDFDIRKLSPNESNSYRELRLQCLKNYPTNFTSNYEDEKAKEKLFFQPFIEQANSNNFVIGAFYNNNLIGISGFQRYERLKIDHRGIIIQVYVKPQFQGKSVGINLIKFTLSEAFKIQGIEQVEIDVIESNTKAAKVYEKIGFAEYGIQKHFLKIENNYYDHKMMMIFKNQYLDSLT